GGAAGTGCTGGCCAAGTACGGTAACGCCCAGCAGCAGGAGCAATGGCTGAAACCGCTGCTGGAAGGCAAGATCCGTTCCGCCTTCGCCATGACCGAGCCGGAAGTGGCCTCTTCCGACGCCACCAATATCGAGACCTCGATTACCCGCGATGGCGACGATTACCTCATCAACGGCCGCAAATTCTACATCAGCGGCGCCATGCGCAAGTCCTGCGAAATCATGATCGTGATGGGCAAGACCGATCCGGACAACCCCAACCGCCACCAGCAGCAGTCGCAGATTCTGGTGCCCACCAACACCCCGGGTGTTACCGTTAAACGGGCGATGCAGGTGCTGGGCTCAGTGGACGCGCCGGAAGGTCACGCCGAAGTGATCTTCGAGAACGTGCGCGTGCCGAAAGAAAACATGATTCTGGGTGAAGGGCGTGGTTTCGAAATCGCCCAGGGCCGCCTCGGCCCGGGCCGGATTCACCACTGCATGCGTCTGATCGGCGCTTCCCAGCGCGCCCTGGAGCTGATGTGCAAGCGTGCCAACGAGCGCGTGGTGTTCGGTCAGCCGATGATCAAGCATGGTTCCGTGCGTGAGGACATCGCCAAGAGCGCCTGCGAGATCGAACAGGCTCGTCTGCTGACGCTGAAAGCGGCGGACGCCATGGATCGCTTCGGTAACAAGGAAGCGAAGGATCTGATCGCCATGATCAAGGTCATCGCTCCGAACATGGCGCTGCGAGTGATCGACCGGGCCATGCAGATTCACGGTGCCGTGGGTCTCAGCCAGGACACCCCGCTGGCCGGCTTCTTCGCCTACGCCCGTACCCTGCGTCTGGCCGACGGTCCGGATCAGGTGCATATGATGCAGTTGGGTCGTAACCTGGCCAAACAACTCGGCTGAAGCCGGATTTCCGGTTATCACTGAGTTACGCTGAATCAAACGCCGGCGGCGTCGCTTAGCGACGCTGCCGGCTTTTGCGTATCGGATTGTCGCCTTTGCTATAAGGAGGAATCGCATGTCCCAGGTGGATACCCTGGATACCCAACGTCTGGCGGACTATTTGCAACAGCATGTGGACGGGTTCAAAGGCCCGGTCACCGCGGAAAAATTCGCCGGCGGTCAATCCAATCCCACTTTTCGCATCAAGGCCGGTTCCGGCGAGTATGTACTGCGCCGGCAGCCACCGGGCAAGCTGCTCAAGTCCGCCCACGCGGTGGACCGGGAATACCGCGTGATGGAAGCGCTGAAGAACACCGAAGTGCCGGTGCCCAAGGTATTTCATCTGTGCGAGGACCGTGACGTGATCGGCTCCATGTTCTATCTGATGGAGTTCTGTGAAGGCCGGATCTTCTGGGACGCGGCGATTCCCGAAGTGGACAACGCCCAGCGTACCACTATGTACACTGAAATGAACCGCGTGCTGGCCGCTTTGCACAGTGTGGATCCGGCGGCGGTGGGGCTGGCCGATTACGGCAAGCCCGGCAATTATTTCGAGCGCCAGCTGGGCCGCTGGGGTAAGCAGTACCGGGCTTCCGAAACCCGTCGCATCGAAGCGATGGAGGAACTGATGACCTGGCTGGAAGCGAATCAGCCCGCCGATGACGGTCAGGTCTCGCTGGTGCACGGCGACTATCGTCTGGACAACATGATGTGGGCTCCCAAGGAAAGCCGCGTCATCGCGGTACTTGACTGGGAGCTGTCCACCCTGGGACACCCGCTGGCGGATCTGGCCTATCAGTGCATGCAGCTGCGCATGCCGCCGAAGAGCGGCAACCTGTCCGGCCTGCAGGGCAAGGATCGGGCGGCCCTGGGTATTCCCTCGGAAAAAGAGTATGTGGCGGCGTATTGCGAACGGCGCGGTATCGACGGCATCGACCATTGGGAATTCTATCTGGCGTTCAGTTTCTTCCGCCTGGCGGCGATTGCCCAGGGCGTGGCCAAGCGCGCTCTGGACGGTAACGCTTCCAGCAAAACCGCCGGGTGGGCCGCCCAAGTGGTGGAGCCGCTATCACAGATGGCCATGCAGGTGGTCCGCGAGGGCGCCTGAGATAGCAAAGGATTAAGGTCCTTCCAAGAATTTTTTACGGAGAGCATGAATGAGCACCAACCTGTTTGATCTGAATGGAAAAATCGCCCTGGTCACCGGCGCCAGCCGTGGCATCGGTGAAGAAATCGCCAAGCTGCTGGCGGAGCAGGGCGCTCACGTGATCGTCTCCAGCCGCAAGATTGATGGCTGCCAGGCGGTGGCGGACGCTATCAACGGAGCTGGCGGCAGTGCCGAGGCTTTCGCTTGTCATATCGGTGAAATGGGACAGATCGAAGCCATCTTCGGCTTCATCAAGGAAAAGCATGGCAAGCTGGACATCCTGATCAACAATGCCGCGGCCAACCCGTACTTCGGCCACATCCTCGATACCCCGGTCACCGCGTTCGACAAGACCGTGGACGTGAACCTGCGCGGCTATTTCTACATGTCCGTGGAAGGTGCCAAACTGATGCGTGACCATGGCGGTGGCGCTATCGTTAACACCGCCTCCATCAACGGTCTGTCGCCGGGCAACATGCAGGGTATCTATTCCATCTCCAAGGCGGCGGTGATCAGCATGACCAAATCCTTCGCCCAGGAATGCGCGCAGTTCAATGTGCGGGT
This sequence is a window from Alloalcanivorax dieselolei B5. Protein-coding genes within it:
- a CDS encoding phosphotransferase family protein, encoding MSQVDTLDTQRLADYLQQHVDGFKGPVTAEKFAGGQSNPTFRIKAGSGEYVLRRQPPGKLLKSAHAVDREYRVMEALKNTEVPVPKVFHLCEDRDVIGSMFYLMEFCEGRIFWDAAIPEVDNAQRTTMYTEMNRVLAALHSVDPAAVGLADYGKPGNYFERQLGRWGKQYRASETRRIEAMEELMTWLEANQPADDGQVSLVHGDYRLDNMMWAPKESRVIAVLDWELSTLGHPLADLAYQCMQLRMPPKSGNLSGLQGKDRAALGIPSEKEYVAAYCERRGIDGIDHWEFYLAFSFFRLAAIAQGVAKRALDGNASSKTAGWAAQVVEPLSQMAMQVVREGA
- a CDS encoding acyl-CoA dehydrogenase family protein — encoded protein: MNFEYSDKVKELIVQVRDFIDNEVVPAEPTYEEQLAKNPWETPPVLDQLKEKAKAKGLWNLFLPREHGDFTAGLTNLEYAPLAELMGRHHIASEAFNCAAPDTGNMEVLAKYGNAQQQEQWLKPLLEGKIRSAFAMTEPEVASSDATNIETSITRDGDDYLINGRKFYISGAMRKSCEIMIVMGKTDPDNPNRHQQQSQILVPTNTPGVTVKRAMQVLGSVDAPEGHAEVIFENVRVPKENMILGEGRGFEIAQGRLGPGRIHHCMRLIGASQRALELMCKRANERVVFGQPMIKHGSVREDIAKSACEIEQARLLTLKAADAMDRFGNKEAKDLIAMIKVIAPNMALRVIDRAMQIHGAVGLSQDTPLAGFFAYARTLRLADGPDQVHMMQLGRNLAKQLG
- a CDS encoding SDR family oxidoreductase, whose amino-acid sequence is MSTNLFDLNGKIALVTGASRGIGEEIAKLLAEQGAHVIVSSRKIDGCQAVADAINGAGGSAEAFACHIGEMGQIEAIFGFIKEKHGKLDILINNAAANPYFGHILDTPVTAFDKTVDVNLRGYFYMSVEGAKLMRDHGGGAIVNTASINGLSPGNMQGIYSISKAAVISMTKSFAQECAQFNVRVNALLPGLTKTKFAGALFEQEEIYNSAIAQIPMHRHAEPREMAGTVLYLVSDASSYVTGECVVVDGGFTI